GAACCATGCCGATAATGATTCGAGCTGGAATTGTTAGCGCCAAATTACACAAGCTAATGGTGCGAGACTGTTCCACAGACAAGCCCATTGTCTCACGTATCGTCGTTACAAACGGAGCATAGTTGAACCAGACGACGAACGTCAAGAAGAATGCAAACCAGGCATAATTGAGAATCCGATAAGGATCTCTAAACGACAAGAGTCCGCGAAGCATACTGTATTTTCCTCTAGAATTTAGCTGAAGTGCAGCTGGGGACATGACTGCATTTGCTACTTCGCTACAGGCAGCAAAATAAAGAAAGGTAAACAGATACGCAACAGTGCTTATTAACAGTAATTCATGTTACGAACTGCTGACTAATCACTGTTGCAGTAATTCACCTTGTTTATCAGTCCTGTTTTTAACCATGGATTCCATCCTTCTTTAGTGAAAAAAGCGTTTAAAACTGTCCTTTGCACCTAGTAAAGCAATTCCCCAATAGGCATCTGCCTGACATGAAAAGCTTAGTCAGAGTTAAGATTTCCTCACGCATTTAATCCAAATTTCAAGGGTGATGGAGTCCTGAAAGTTTCTATCAAGAGAGCCGAACCCAAACTATCGATCCTGCCCCGGTTCAAAGTTACTCTTAGGGTTTTCTTGGTTTTGTTCGTTTTGTTACAAATTTAGAGGTCTTATCGATAAACTGCATTGAAACTATGCAGTTTATCGATAAGACCCGGTACGCTTTTAGCTCAGCTTTATCTATTTCAGCAGCCTATCCTACCGCAGAGAAATTTGCTCATCTTCCAAAATCTGGCGATCGACAGGTTTCATCCACTAATGTTCTACAGGTTTGAAGGCTTGGTAAACTGAGAGATTACATTACGAATCCAGACACCTCAGATGAGAGTAAGGGCTAATCTTCAGGTCAGTTCAAGAGCAGTCTCAAAGGCTTCCTCATAGCCTTCTGTTGCTTTAAAAAGCTGGAGCGTTAGTTGCTCACCGCCCTCTTAATAGATGCCATCTTGGTTATTCTTTTGGTTGCGTTGCCTCTTAACAGTTTCTCAGGAAGCTGTTGCTTCAAAGACTAATCAGCAGTAGGCAGTAATATCTTCGCCCCATTCTTCTGCAAGATAACAGAGTGCTCGGAAGCGCAATCCAACCAATTGATCGTAGATAGGATTGAGCTTGCATAAGGGAGGAATGTGAACGATCGCCCGTCCAAAGCAGGTGATATTGCGCTCAAATGGACATTGAGCCGGAATCAGTTTTGCAATGCAATGGGCAATGCGGCGATCGTGAATTTCGAGATGATCTAACCAATGCTGAAGCAGTTGTAAAAAGTTTGAGCAAGAATCAGAATCTTGATAGGATGTAGAGGATGCATTCATAATATTTTTACCTTTTCTGAATCAACTGTAGTTAACAAGTAGCTAACAGTGGTGTACCGATATTGAGTAAGATAAACAGTTTCAATAGGAATGTCTGTCGGAAAAAGTCAGTCATTCTAAAAGCTTTATCTGAAAAGGAAAGTAAGAGGATGTCTGAGAAGTCTAGATTGTTATCCGATCCGCCCCCTAAATCCCCCAGAATGGGGGACTTTGAAGGAGGAGTGGTGCGGAAGTCCCTGCCCCAGAATGGGGGGTTGGGGGGCGAGTGTAAGAATCCTTGATACTTCTCAGACATCCTCTAAGAGTAGTTGTCATTCAATGACCTATGATTTTGACTCTTCCGATATTCTGATCTGACTTTTAGTCAGAATTCGTCAGATATAAAAGTTCCTATGTCAGCCCTATCTGTAAAGTCTACAATCAGAGCTTCATCTAGCCTTTTTCCTAGAGGTTGATTGAAGTATGCACATCCAAGCAAGTAGCACTAGCGGTTAGAGCGCATTTCTATAAATACGCCCTTAGAGAGATGCCTCAAATAAAACTACTAAGAATTTCAGGATTTGAGTAAGAGGAGGATAAGAAGAGCATGAGAAAACACTTATAAAGATTGAATCATGGCTCAGTAAGAACTAGATTGTGTTGAGAGGGTAGAAACAAATCCACTACTTAAATTACAGACATGA
The Timaviella obliquedivisa GSE-PSE-MK23-08B DNA segment above includes these coding regions:
- a CDS encoding Mo-dependent nitrogenase C-terminal domain-containing protein; amino-acid sequence: MNASSTSYQDSDSCSNFLQLLQHWLDHLEIHDRRIAHCIAKLIPAQCPFERNITCFGRAIVHIPPLCKLNPIYDQLVGLRFRALCYLAEEWGEDITAYC